A stretch of DNA from Coccidioides posadasii str. Silveira chromosome 1, complete sequence:
TGATGAAAATGCGAGTCAAATTATTAAGCGGTCCCATAGCTCAGTTGGTTAGAGCGTGGTGCTAATAACGCCAAGGTCGCGAGTTCGACCCTCGTTGGGACCATCAgcatttcctttttttttttccgtaTTTTAAAAATATTCGTTCCGGCTCGTGGCTCGCGTGTTAGGCACACCAGGTTAATTCGGTCAATCTTCATTTTGTCATTTGACGAACCGACTCTTTAATTACTCTACTCTGTACATCTAAAGCTACGCCCGTGCCTGAGAAACCCGCGCTCAAAGAATAACGATGGGCACCCACCCCTGGTGCTTCTCTCGAGTTTACATCTTCCATAAACCCAACGTCGGTCACAATGCCACCTAGCTGTAATGGGAAGAAATGCGGGGCGCCAGGAATATATCAAGGTCCGGGTAGATAAGCCGATCGCACCCAGAGACGGAGAGGGTGGAACGACAAGGTAGCGGTGGAGTGGTTGAGTAGAGTCATAGATTGGTGTGTTGTTGAAATTCACAGTATGCCGTGATTTGTGGGAGTGTTGGAAAGTTAAGGGGCATGGAAGAGCCTCCGGGACCCAAGGAAATTAGATCTGTAAGATGCATGTAGACATAATCCGTAGTCTCGAGTACAGTTTTGATAAGGGTTGATACTGAGTGAATGTACGCTGCTTCGGGGATAGTTTGAAACTCGATGATATGTATATGCTGTGGTCCGGGTCCCATCACGGCCCAGACTGAAAATAGTAATTCGAGAATGTCACAAACCATAGGTAGCGATAGCCACGCTCCTTTCAAAAGGAGAGACAAAATCAGGAGAAGCTAGTTTACCTTGCCATAAACGCCTGTATAATCACCCCCAACGCCATTGCTTGCCGTTGTTCGCGCGACTCGTCAACTGCAATGTTATATTGAATTTCTTCTCAGGGATCCCGTTCTGAATTTAAGGCCTTGGTGGTTTAAAAAGCTCCGGTTTCATGTTGATTTTGCACAATTTTGCTACGCAGCCGCTCAGCTGTACGAAAGTCTGTAGTCCTTCTAGAATGCGCATATGCGTAAACCCGATCTCTTTGATGAACTCGAGTTTTGAATGTTCTGGCAAAGAAGGAATCGTTTTGGTGACTCGGAACATCGTTGAAATAATATCATGCGAGGAGTATCCCAGATCCCTGCAAAACATCTCAAAGTCAGAATCCAGGCGCTGGCGGTTTCTGACATTTAATTCGGGGCTATTCTCGAGGAATCTCGGTGTCTCACCATAATTCTGTCAATGTATCCAACGCGGAATCGACCTTACCCTCATAGCACGCTTTGATCATTGCTTGGACCTTAACTGGATGAGGACTATCGACCACACGGAAGACATTATCGCCGCTCACAAAACCAAAACCAGCCCAGGTGCTCTGGAGATTGTTGATTGCTTGACGCATGTCGCCCTCCGCGCTAAATACCAGCGCCGCAATCCCATCATCGGAATGCTTCACATCCTCCGCTTCGCATATTTGCATTAATCTCTTGACGATCTGGGCATCCGTTAAACGAGAATAGCGTAAAATTGCACAACGCGACTGTAGTGGCTCAATAATCTTGTTAGACTGGTTGCATGCAAAGGCAAATCGAGTAGTAGCAGAGTATATTTCCATTGTGCGACGGAGGGCTTGTTGGGCACCAGAGGTCATACTATTCGCATCGGGTTAGGGATTGGCATGCCGTGGAAACACAGTGATGGAAAGGGGTTTCAACCTATCGGCCTCGTCAAGGATAACAAGCTTATGCTTTCCTGGTGGTAATGTGACCTTCTTCTGTGCAAACCCTTTTATCCGATTTCTCACCACGTCAATGCCTGCGAGGAAACGGACTGTCAATGGCATCATTCCAAAGGACTAAGAATCAAAATTATGTTCGAAACAAACCTCTTTCGTCACTAGCATTCAGCTCTAACACAGCCTCTTTGTACACATCTCCCAGCATCTGCCTTGCTAAACATAAGATGGATGTCGTCTTTCCGATTCCCGGCATGCCGGAAATGATAACGTGAGGCATATTTCCATCGCGGGCAATTATTTTTAGCCTCTCTATCGTCTCCGTATTTCCGACAACGTCATCGAGGAATACAGGTCTGTACTTTTCGACCCTGGATGTTCCAATTCTTCGGTCAGCATCCGTCAATTTCGTTCGCCTTGTTTGCAGTGCCTACCAGGGTAGCTCATAGTCTGGGGGCGCGCCAGCCGCATTTGCGCGCAGGGCATGTTTTACTGCTGCATTGGATGATTCCGCCTGAACCATTTTGGAAGATGTGCTCGAATTTGATTTTCGTGAATCTGAACTCACTCCTCTCCACAGGCCCGTGGAGGAGACGCGGCTATGGCTTTGGCGTCTGAACGCGTCGCACCACGTGGAACGACGAGCCCTTATCGCGGGGATTATCACACGTGACCACTCTGCCCCTTTTTGAGTCCCAGCTCTCCTTTGCTAAACGTTGCTCGATGCGATGTTCTCATTTGTTCCAGCGCGCTGAAAACCACCAGTGACAAGGCCCACTGGCCATGGCAAAGTATGGCGCCGAGAATAGGTGTCTGTGAGCGAATCTCTCGCCGAATGGACGAGAGACGACTTCAACCTCTCCTTGACCGTGGTGGTTTCTAAAGTTGGCCGGCTTGGAGCTACCGACAGTGACCAATTCTTCAAAGGACTAATGTGGAGTACTTCACTGCTAAAGATGCCGACTCGTTTCTAGATTTTTGTTAATATGGGCCGTCGACCGCTATCAATTCGTGCAGGACAGAAGCAGATCGCACGTGTGGCATTTGATTGGGACGGGCTCGATGCGTGTCGATCTTTACCTTTGGGCTAACGAAccccaagaagaagaacgcCATCGAGCCTGGGAGGCATCTGATCAGATGGGTGATGAATGCTCCGTATgtatatataatatatacatatatataatCGTAAGACCCGACAAATGCTAGTTATTGATTGCAATGCTCCAATCTCGTCGTCTAGTTTAATACCTAGTCGTCGCTGTGTCCGCTCGTTCTTTCGCTTGCCATCATGCTCTCCCCCAATTGGTTCTATGCCTTGCTCCCTGTCCTTGTGAATAAGGGCGCGTGGGCGGTGGATGCCTCGTGGCATGCGCCCAGCTCCACCGAAATTAATGACCTTGACAAAGTCCTTAATGCTTCTGGAGTTTATGGCTTTATTTTCAATTCTTCGCATACTCCAGACAAGGACTATGGCCAGTACAATTGGTGTAATATGCCGCATGTGCGCCGACGAGAGTACACGAAGCCCCCCAAAGATTATGAATTGCAATACGTGGAAGTGGTACGTCAAACCTCTGCGCTTGCGCGTGCTGCAAAGATGGCAACTGGCCATTGTGCACTATTCTAAAGCTCGTTACAGATTCACCGTCACCACAAGCGTACTCCTTACCAGTCAAACACGTTCCCCGAGGAATCATATCCCTGGAATTGTGACGACGAAGGTTTGTACTTCTACGGACAACCGATGAAAGGCAAGCAAAGCGCCGAACCGTACTGGAAAGGATACCAGAATCCGGTGACCCCATTCTCTGCCCCCGGTTTTAAGGGCACATGCACGTTTCCGCAGATTAGTAAAGGAGGGCTGGACGACTCGTGGCAGCATGGTCACGACCTGTACACTGTGTACCATGATCTTTTGAAGTTTCTTCCCAGAAAACTTGACTTGGATAGAGTATCTTTTCGGGTGACGACAAACGTCATTACGAGCCAGGTTGCTGGAATGCTAATCAACGGGATGTATGGGATATCAGGCCATGTGCCTCTCAACGTTGAGGTAAGGCAAAGCCCACTCCTAAACGAAACGCTCTGGTTAATCAATGCTAGTCTGAATCAATTGACTCCCTTGAGCCTTCTTACTCATGCCCTAAAGCCTCAGACCTTTTCTCCGAGGCCAAAAGCCAGCCAAACACTACGTGGGCTGAACATCTCTCTCGGACCAAGGACCTCTTTTCCTCGCTGGATTCCGTTTCGGGTGTTCCTCCTTCTGATTCGGGTTGGCACCAGAGTTTTGATCACTACTTTGACAATTTATCCGCACGTCTTTGTCATGCGAAGCCTCTCCCTTGTTCCGTCAACGATACGTCAAAATGCATCTCTCAATCGCAAGCGGATACGGTCTTCCGCCTGGGCCAGTTTGAATATTCCTATATCTATCGTGATGCACCCACCTCCCTGGCGGCTAGCACTGCCAGCATGGGCGTCTGGATTGCCGAGTTAGCACAACATCTACGTGATCAGATCTCCGGACACGATGGCAAGATGGTTTATAGACATAATATTGCTCATGATGGCAGCATATCGCGCGTTCTCTCCATCATGCAAATCGACAAGATGGTTTGGCCAGGAATGGGGGCTGAAATAGTATTCGAACTGTACGCGAAAAGGACTGGCTTAAACAAGCCGAAAAAGGAGCATTTTGTGCGCGTTCTGTTCGGTGGACGAGTAATGCACAGTTCGAATCCGGACTTGGGCAAGATGGACATGATTCCTGTTTCCCAACTGCTGGAGTATTTTGATGGCCTAGTTGGGAAGAGGGCGAATTTGGTTCCTGGCTTGTGCAAAAAATAGACTTCAAGCGCAAACATAGGCGCCATACtccctacggagtacactgGATTGAAACGTCTGCCCCACACGAGAACTAGGGAGTAGCGGAACATTGCAAGCGTCTTCCGAGTTCCTTTCTTACTCTATTCTTAGGCCTCAGTTGTGGTAAAGGACTACACTTGAAGAATAAATTATTCAGACTTAGGGTTTGAGGCTGTAAGAATATATAACTACATCTGCGACTTGTTGACAAACAATTCGTCTGTTAAACACAACGTGTCTTGAACAGAAATCCTTCTACAATCTCCACTTCCCTCAAAGCTAATTCACTCCCAACTATCTCTCATATTCTTAAAGGAGCCAGACCAATTCCCGCAAGAATGTTTCAAGCAATGTATATTATAAATCAGGATCCTGACATCCTCTGCAGCACATCCTTGGGCGACCTCGGCATCAAGGCTCCTGCAGGAGGGGTGTTCTTACTTTTAAAATCATCTGCCATTTGCTCAAATGTCACCCACTCAACACCATCATGCTTGTTAATATATTCAATTAATCTATAGAGACCCTGTTAGTCTTTGAGAAAGCATGTCATTCAAATAACAATACTACTCACCGTTCATGCATAAGCAATACATGAGGGCGCCCGGAAACATCCGGATGGATTGTCATTGGAAAGATAAATTCATCATACTCCCGATAAAAGTAGTCAAAATGGTCCTATAAGGGATAACTATTTTCAGCTTTTGCATATTAATGACAAAGAGTATAACATATTTGCCTTACCTTCCAAATATCTTCCACATCCCTTGGGTTTACCCATCCATGGCTATTCGGTGCATTCTTTATAAACATCATGGGCGGCAAATCATCCAGATACCAATTTCCCGGTATCTCTACTAAGCCCGTCGGCGATCCTATACTGAGCGGCTTCATCCACTCCTCCGCTTTCTTTGTGTAATCAATGTTGGTCCACTTGGCCTCCGCAGGAAGCCAATACATCTGACAATCATGATGCGACATTGAATGGTCATACTCAATCCCATACTCTAAAAGCAGCTCCGCGCCCTCCTTGCTCGTTTCCCACCACGGAGCAACAGTACCTCGTGGTGGTTTACCGCAGAAATCTGTGATGAGACGATATGTCTTGGTAAGCACCTCTCGCTGCTGCTCGAGCGTCATATCCGTGGGGTTCTCATGGGAGTAGCCATGCAGCCCAATCTCGTGGCCTGCATCACGCACCATGGAGCATTCCTCGGGGAATGATTCAAGCGTGTGGCCGGGAATGAACCATGTTGCCTTGATATTGTACTTCTCAAAGAGTTTGAGCAGTCTACGCGTTCCAATGGTGCCTGCCCAGATACCTATGCTCTTTTTGTGTTAACAATTCAGTAGTGTGGATTGGCCAGAGTAGTGAATACACACCTCGACTTATGTCGTTGCTGCTATCTTCACCGCCATATGAGCCTAGCCAGCCGGCAACGGCGTCTATATCGACACCATAACCAACGAGAACCCGCTTCTTTCCCATCGTGATTGTCTGTAAAGTAGAGCTTGCCAAAGCCACAGGGGATCCTGAGAAGTTTTAAGTACGTCGTAGTGTGCAAGGAACTTGGCTGGTATATTGACTAGATTCTCATGGAACTATTTACGGAATACGCTGTAAGTACCCCACACATAGAGCTGCTGTACCCCGCAAACGCCCAAAACCTAAGGGCTGCAGTAGCCTAGGTTAAAGAAAGACCCATCGCAGCAAATATGGATCGTGTCCACAGCGGTGAGCTGCCGCTCAAGCCCTACCACATGTACAGGCAGGAAGCATAAATAACACCTATGGTACTTAAGGAGTTAAACTTGCACTGTGGCTCGATGTAGAGACAAGGCGTCCACTCCTTGTAGCTGGTCTAATCGCTGTTTCAAAGCAACCCCGGTTCAATTCTCTTGAACTCGATCACTCCTTTGAATGCGTAAAACCTTATTTATCACAACTGCAGCACCCAAAACTTTCTCCTCTTCCAGTTTCTGCCCTATAATCTGAAGGTTAACGGGGTATCCTACCATCTTGATTGGATCGTAGAGAGCCCAGTTCCAAGCATCTAAATCATTGCGTGGTTTATACAGCTTAGATGGAAGGATATCGAGATCCGCGTCGACCTTACCAACTGGGAATGTAAGTGCAGGATAATCAAGAAAATTCCAAACTTTCGTATAGCCGACCCAACGGCAGCATCGATGGGGTACGGCTGTATGTGGCATGGTTGGAGCGAGAAGAATGTCGACAGGCTTGCCTGACGGAGATGCTGTCTTTTTCCATTTATCCAGATACCTCTTTTGAGCAGCAAATTTCTTCCGGTTTAATTGCCAGTAGTCGTACACGGAGATGGGTTTGCCCCTGTTTATGAGAGCTTCGACGTGAGGGACATACGGTTCGCCAGCAATGGCCACGTCACGCTTTATGTCTTCGCCCCCATCAACGGTATAGTATGCGTCCATAATAGCGATGCATTCATCATGCCCTTCGGTATCCCATTCCACAATCTCGTGTCCTAAAGCCCTTAGTTTGTCTGCTAGTCGGAGTAAATGTCGCCTTATATGCGGATGGACTCTCACGACACCGTCATCGACGATGAGGCCGATCACCATTGGCCGAGATTGGAGTTCCAAAAACATATCGTCTCTCCAAGGCAAGGGGGCACACCTTGGATCTAATTTCCAAGGCTGGGATTGGGCAAGAAGGCGGCTGATATGAATGATGGTGGACAAATCTCGTGCCATCGGCCCAACAGCGGAAGGGATATGCTCCTGGCCCTCTGTAGAGACAGGAACGCCATAATAAGGCAATCGGGAGCTCTTGCCACTTTATTAGTATACCCTCAGAAATAACACGGACAGCGTATAGTATTAACTCACACTCGGCTTAAATCCATAAAGGCCAACCATATTTTGAGGGATTCTTATGCTGCCACCGATATCTGTGCCAAATCCGAGTACGGAACCATGCAGTGCAAGTAGGGCAGCTTCCCCTCCTGTCGATCCGCCGGGTGTGAGTTCCGGGTCCATCGGATGGAGCGTGAGCCCGAAGAGAGGATTCTCCGTCTCGCACCACTAGCAATATAAAATGAGCAAGAATATAATCCACAAAGGTTGAAAGTCACAGCATAAATGCAAATCCTACCATAATACTCTGCGGCAAATTCGTCTTTACAAACGGGATCGCACCCATATCCTTCAGAATCTGGACCAGCACTGCGTCTTCCTTCGCGGGTGCGAACGAACGACCAACGTATCCTAAAGTGGTGTCATGACCTTTCACGTTGAATTGGTCCTTAAGTGAGATAGGAATCCCATGCAGTGGGCCCTGGAGCCTTCCCGTCTCCGCGAACGTCTTATCAAGCTCCTGGGCTTGCTTGAGCGCATCCTCAAACAGCACTTCGGTGATGGCATTGGTCTGCAATAGCTTTTGTTAGCAAATTAAAACACATCAAATGAGTCCGGTCACCAACCATTTGATGGGCAATTGTTGCCCTATGAAGACACCAGTTAGCGTCACAGAATCGGTAAAGGCTATAGTCAACAGAACACCCGAACCTCTTGATATAAGCTAGGACAACATCTTCCGCCGTGAAAACTCCCTTCTCCAGTtgctgatggaggacttcaATGCTGCTGATGTCCGTGATAATCTGGGTCTTCTCCGAGCCGGTTTGCGATCTTTCAGCTACGGACACCACCCACTCTCCTCTGTGGTTCAAATTATCTGTAAGGAAAGGCTTGAGCGCCTTATTCCTGGCTTCCCTCTTTCGGGCAACAATGTTTTGCCAAGGGGAAATATTTGTCTGAGTCATGGCCGGCGGATTATTCTGTAAATTGCTACTTCTTGCTCACTGTCATGCCATTTTCTTCGCTCAAGGTCATCTAGCGCACAGGGCCTATGATGACCTGGGACTGGTATTCCGTAGAACGGCGCGCCGAAACCGAAGTTCTCCAAGAACAGATTGCCGAGGAATTTCAATTGGCCAACGGCGGCTCGGGGGCAGAATTCGAGCTCCATACCAACCCCGTACTTTTGAGGTGCCAGCTATTCTGGGCAAACTGCCAAAAACATCTTAACAAAAGTCTATTTGACAAAAATGTTGAGGGAGCTGAATCGGAAAACACTGAAACACGCCCAGCGCCTTTCTGACGCACAACACTCGTTGATTTCCTGTGCAGCTCCTTGTCACAACATCTGAGAGAGATAAAGTTTGCACGGCTTGGGGGCTCTGATATCTCTGATCCCTGAAATGTATGGAAATCTCAAATTAGTTCTTGCGgggactacggagtactccgtagttctAACTAATTAGCCCAATAGTTCCCACCTAGTAACAGTCCTTGAGGATAGGATGTTTCCAAACCAAGGCCATCATTCAAGGAAAAGGCGCCCTTCAAGTAATATCCCATCCTCTAACAAGCGAACGCCACGCAGTGATGGGACTTATCGTCGTGGCTTTGAACAGCATCTTATTGGTCATGGGATTTACCCAGATCTCTGGGTAACCCCGATGGCTGGACACTGGAAGAAAATCAATGAAGCATTGACTCGGCCACGATCCTCCATCGAAGTTATGAACAGTTTGAAGAATTCCAAGACGCAAATGCGGCTGCAGGCAATGAACTACCAACTTGTTCGCTGGTAAATTTTATTGAAGGCTGAATTAGCGACGGTCAAATTTTGGAAACCCTGAAACCCTAACTGATGGTACTGTCTCCGGTTCCTGGCCCGATCACTTTTCATGGTGCTCGACCTGAACATTGAAGAACTGAGTAGCATTGTGGACTTCGACACAGGACAGTCGTCCAATCTGCGTAAATTTCTATCTTGAGATTAAAGGACCTGAACAGCCTGCCGCGGTAGCCCGGCGGCATGCTTCCTATGATGGTGCATTCGGTGCTCGGTCTGTGCAGAGTCTCTAGTCATACCGTAATGAGGAATTGGTTTAATATGATAATGCTTATACCATCTCATCAACCCTATCACAATAGCACGAAGCTCTATACCTCGCATTCTACACGGCTCGGGAATCCTGGAGGTCATCTGGAGTATTTTACGAGCCAGCCCAAGCCTTAGGCCATGACTGGTGATACAGAACCTTTCGAGAGGCAGCTACTGCATATCGAAATGCGTGAAATGCGCGACATTGGgcaagagagagaagaaatgaCTCTAGTGAAGTAGCAAAGGAACTTCCTGCGATTTGATCAGAAGACTTTCTTTTACTAAATCAGTTAGGATTTATTTACAGTCTATACTCCATATTGATAGTGTTTATATTTTTGAACATGttccagaagaattctggtaaggtagttcaccactaagcgagccacaccactaaatgagccaaatcttccaccaccaaaattccttcaatgttcaacattcaatatgcaacaacatggtcaacaacaccttaattaggcttgcaattgaagatcttgaatcacaaGAGATCTTAAATTA
This window harbors:
- the RFC4 gene encoding replication factor C subunit 4 (EggNog:ENOG410PFZH~COG:L~BUSCO:8497at33183) codes for the protein MVQAESSNAAVKHALRANAAGAPPDYELPWVEKYRPVFLDDVVGNTETIERLKIIARDGNMPHVIISGMPGIGKTTSILCLARQMLGDVYKEAVLELNASDERGIDVVRNRIKGFAQKKVTLPPGKHKLVILDEADSMTSGAQQALRRTMEIYSATTRFAFACNQSNKIIEPLQSRCAILRYSRLTDAQIVKRLMQICEAEDVKHSDDGIAALVFSAEGDMRQAINNLQSTWAGFGFVSGDNVFRVVDSPHPVKVQAMIKACYEGKVDSALDTLTELWDLGYSSHDIISTMFRVTKTIPSLPEHSKLEFIKEIGFTHMRILEGLQTFVQLSGCVAKLCKINMKPELFKPPRP
- a CDS encoding uncharacterized protein (SECRETED:SignalP(1-21)~EggNog:ENOG410PHJJ~COG:S) codes for the protein MLSPNWFYALLPVLVNKGAWAVDASWHAPSSTEINDLDKVLNASGVYGFIFNSSHTPDKDYGQYNWCNMPHVRRREYTKPPKDYELQYVEVIHRHHKRTPYQSNTFPEESYPWNCDDEGLYFYGQPMKGKQSAEPYWKGYQNPVTPFSAPGFKGTCTFPQISKGGLDDSWQHGHDLYTVYHDLLKFLPRKLDLDRVSFRVTTNVITSQVAGMLINGMYGISGHVPLNVESESIDSLEPSYSCPKASDLFSEAKSQPNTTWAEHLSRTKDLFSSLDSVSGVPPSDSGWHQSFDHYFDNLSARLCHAKPLPCSVNDTSKCISQSQADTVFRLGQFEYSYIYRDAPTSLAASTASMGVWIAELAQHLRDQISGHDGKMVYRHNIAHDGSISRVLSIMQIDKMVWPGMGAEIVFELYAKRTGLNKPKKEHFVRVLFGGRVMHSSNPDLGKMDMIPVSQLLEYFDGLVGKRANLVPGLCKK
- a CDS encoding uncharacterized protein (CAZy:CE4~EggNog:ENOG41COG0726~COG:G) yields the protein MGKKRVLVGYGVDIDAVAGWLGSYGGEDSSNDISRGIWAGTIGTRRLLKLFEKYNIKATWFIPGHTLESFPEECSMVRDAGHEIGLHGYSHENPTDMTLEQQREVLTKTYRLITDFCGKPPRGTVAPWWETSKEGAELLLEYGIEYDHSMSHHDCQMYWLPAEAKWTNIDYTKKAEEWMKPLSIGSPTGLVEIPGNWYLDDLPPMMFIKNAPNSHGWVNPRDVEDIWKDHFDYFYREYDEFIFPMTIHPDVSGRPHVLLMHERLIEYINKHDGVEWVTFEQMADDFKSKNTPPAGALMPRSPKDVLQRMSGS
- a CDS encoding uncharacterized protein (EggNog:ENOG410PFMP~COG:I,J,T), yielding MTQTNISPWQNIVARKREARNKALKPFLTDNLNHRGEWVVSVAERSQTGSEKTQIITDISSIEVLHQQLEKGVFTAEDVVLAYIKRATIAHQMTNAITEVLFEDALKQAQELDKTFAETGRLQGPLHGIPISLKDQFNVKGHDTTLGYVGRSFAPAKEDAVLVQILKDMGAIPFVKTNLPQSIMWCETENPLFGLTLHPMDPELTPGGSTGGEAALLALHGSVLGFGTDIGGSIRIPQNMVGLYGFKPSSSRLPYYGVPVSTEGQEHIPSAVGPMARDLSTIIHISRLLAQSQPWKLDPRCAPLPWRDDMFLELQSRPMVIGLIVDDGVVRVHPHIRRHLLRLADKLRALGHEIVEWDTEGHDECIAIMDAYYTVDGGEDIKRDVAIAGEPYVPHVEALINRGKPISVYDYWQLNRKKFAAQKRYLDKWKKTASPSGKPVDILLAPTMPHTAVPHRCCRWVGYTKVWNFLDYPALTFPVGKVDADLDILPSKLYKPRNDLDAWNWALYDPIKMVGYPVNLQIIGQKLEEEKVLGAAVVINKVLRIQRSDRVQEN